DNA sequence from the Megalops cyprinoides isolate fMegCyp1 chromosome 24, fMegCyp1.pri, whole genome shotgun sequence genome:
TGTGGACATCATGCTGGAATACACTGTGAAATCATTTGATAGGTCAACGAAAGTCATTGACTTTCATTACCCGAACGAGCTGCTTCAAACAAACAACTGGGACCTCTCGGACGAACCAGAAACACTGGATGGTATTCTGTTGTATTGTCGAGAAACCCTAAAATATGCTATCAAAACAGGTAATAGAGTTTTGAAAATCgagtttttgttgttcaaaatcattttcatgcaGCCTTGGAAAGCCATTTTCATGATCTACACAGTGTGCAGAAGAGGAATGTAGTGGCTAATAGCAATCACCATTTACTCTACATTTGTAAAGATCAAAAATGCCATCctcatttttcaaagcattcaGTCCAttgagaaatatatatttaaaatatcctTGAAGATTAATATcactttatatttattttacaattttacaattataTTATGTTGTCATGTATATCCACTACATACTACTCTGCTTCCTCATTCTGAGCAAGTCTGCTCAATTCCAGAAAACATCAGACTCACAAGATCCCAATTTGGATGTCTGGCcagttatatttttaacatttgcattGTTCACATGTGGTGTCAGCCTGCTATTAATTATTAaacagccctgcacacacacatacgcacacacacacacacactcgcacacatatTAAAAACCATTAATTACCCTTGGCCTCTTCTCTGGTTTCTATTTATAGGCCACCCCAGGTACTTCAATCAACTTTCTACAGGATTAGATATGGTTGGTCTGGCAGCAGACTGGCTCACATCAACCGCTAATACGAACATGTGAGTAGGTTCAGCCTCATCGTTATGCAAGCTAATTTCCCTGCCTCGATTTGCAGCCCTGCTGACATGCTggcagtgtttctgtgtctgctctgACGGATAGCAGGGCCTCCCCACGGTGCACAAACTTGAGATCAACCTTCTGCAACACAGCTGCGCTGTCCGTCTGACGTGTGAATTTTCACCCTTACAAAACGCTCATGTTGCACCGCCAGTTTCTTCCCAgtgtttaagttttttttttcttccatttgtgTCACATGGTCATGTGACTAGGTTCACCTATGAGGTGgctcctgtgtttgtgctgctggaGTATGTGACTCTGAAGAAAATGAGGGAGATCATTGGCTGGCCGAATGGAGTGGGGGACGGAATATTCTCACCAGGTTTGTGTCAGCTTCGAGGGGGCGGGTCCCTTTACTCTGAGCTCTGCATGTCAATGAATGGCTTTTCACTGCATTGCAATGTATGATTCTGTCAATTTGCGACTATCTTTGGGCAGTGGAAGAAATTGTGAGATTTATTTCTGCTTCTGAGCTGAACCGTGTTCCGCCTCATCTGCCTGTCCTCATAATGAAGCTGATTCTAATTAGGCCTGAAACAGCTTGCTGTACATCAGCACTCCGTCGTATTTTAATGGTATTCAAAgtgccaaatgaaaaatatgtgcaGGGATGAAAATTTGTAAATGCTGAGTTTTAACTTTGCTGGAAAGCCAAATGACCTTTCTGCCAATTAGACTCTCAAAGGCAAACGTGATAGTTGTAAGTGACATAAATCAATTGGAAATTACATTAGAATCCTTACAATATCAGCATTTCACTCTAGTGGTACACAGAGGAGTATTAATAGCATGTATAACAGACCCACCAGAGCcaatttcagtattttcatatCAAGCATCTTCCCAGACAGTATTTGTGGTTTGGGACACAGGATAGTATACATTTCTTAGTTTGGATCCCACTTAAGGGTAAGGTCAGGTGACTGTAAGGTGAGGTGTACGGTAACTGAACGTGGTTCTGACAGGAAGACTGAGTGCCTGTCGGCTTTCACTCTAGGCGGTGCCATCTCTAATATGTACGCAATGCTGGTGGCTCGGTTCAAGATGTTCCCTGAGGTGAAGGAGAGGGGCATGTCCTCGGTTCCAAGACTGGCTGCCTTCACGTCTGAACACGTACGGGGCCCTGTTTGACATTAGTGtctgtttcatatttgttttctgctttgacGTGAGTGTCACATCAGCTGTGAGTACGATGCTCTTTCCACCTGAGGGTTGAACATGTCACTGCTACAGACATTATTCATCATTATCTTAATTTCAAGTTCATCAGGGAAGTGCAAATTGAGAATGAGGCATTGCAGCTTTATGTGTATGTTGTTATTACAGCTGTATGAAGTCATTTGAGTcggtttctctttgtttctgcacTTGTGTATTGTTTCATGCTGAAAGCGGTACAAACACTTTGTATCTTTGGTTCGGATTTGTTCTGCCTCACCACATGGGCTGACCTTGGGCATCAATAGCTGTGATTTTTATTCACCAACAAATCACACTGAAACGAAAGTTTCTTAATGTTCTGCAAGTTGGAACACCCACACTTCAGCCAGTTTGGATGGAAGGGACTCTCTCCCAGTGTACTGAAGGATAGAACAGCATGttcattctcattttctctccttcctaACCTCAACATTTCCCCAGAGTCATTTTTCAATCAAGAAGGGAGCCGCCGCTCTTGGAATCGGGACTGAGAGCGTTGTCTGCATCAAGGCCGACGAGAGGTAGGTACTTGCCTATAAAACAAGCCTTCTGTTAAGCGCCAAAGTAAAACTCAGCCTCGCAATGGGAAAGAGGTACAAGAAATAAAACCCACTTTCCCCTCTCTAGAGGTAAATTGATACCATCAGACCTTGAGAAGAGAATAGTCGAAGCCAAACAGAAGGTAATCTCAACCACTCAAGAGAAACGTGTAACATCTCTCCATCCCATTCCCTTTAGATGATTGTATTGTGTGCAGTCATGTTGACACAGCTCTTAGTGACATGCTGTCTCATAAGAAATGACACTTTAATCTGCCGTGTTGTCTGGCCGTTTGTGGTGGAATGGGTATTGGATAAACACAATCTCATTCTTCACCAAAAAGTGGTATGTGTCAGAATATAAAATCCTCAGGACTGCTGCATGAACGCAGAAACATAAATCATGATATTATCTTTGCAAAAGTGGCgatcatttatattttgtatttctgtggtatattatacagtattttgaaatgGATATATATTCTGGATATCATATTTTCCATTAAGTGATGTGTAGCATTTTCCTTACAAGGGGTCCAGTTCCAACTCCTATTTTCCATAATACTTTTGAGCTTCTCAGTTGTTTCTTTATGCTGTCAAATCAAATCATATCTCCTCAAAAAGCCTTTGATGTGGTACGGGCTTGTTTCTACCACACACGCTTTTTGATGATTTGATGTGCATTCTGTTGGCTGTGTTGTGTCGCATGTGATGAGTGCCTGAAATATTTCCAAATTCAGGAAGAGTTTTGGAAATAAGTATTTGTCAACTCCCAGGGAAAAGAAGCAGTCTTTAACAAGACATAAGTAATTGTAGCAGAGACAATGTTTAgtttgattattattgttattattttgtgggTACAGTATTCTACATATTGATGGTTTtgcttaataataatacatcCTCTCAATAATCCGCTACAAAACTGATGGCATTCATaccagtatttttttctatagAATGCAAGAAATACTTTAACATTCTGGAGAGGAATATATTTCAATTGATTTTATATAGCCTTCCAGTGGGAGCTTCTAAAGGAAATACATTACAAGAGCCGTATTTATTGTCAAGTATAAAGCTGCAGATTCTCACTCACGAGTTTGTTCAAAGCAGTTATTTTAAGCTCACTTGAACACACATGTAGTTTTTCAAATATCGCCTGCAAAAGCAATGCAAGACTGTTTGCGGTGATTGCAGCTGATTCTGCAATCAGAGCCAATCctcctgtttttaatgtgttggctatgaatgtgcatttttacCATTTCCCCCTGCCAGGGTCTGGTTCCCTTCTTCGTGAGCGCGACCGCGGGCACCACCGTGTACGGTGCCTTCGACCCACTCCACGCCATCGCCGACATCTGCAAGAGGCACAACGTCTGGATGCATGTGGACGTGAGTGACACCCTGGATCATCCTCCTTCGCCACAATGTTGCGAAATGAGCTCTTAACACATGCAGTGGTAACACTGCTAAAGTAACTGGTGCGGTCTGAAAGGAAACCAAACCTATGACTTCTGCAACCCCTCAGCTCAGCCTCCTGGTGAGAGGTTTTGCCTCACCAACATTCTGGGTCCCTCACACAGGAGTCCAGACAATATCTTGTCCCGGAAGTGACATCACCCCTCTCACATACAGGCTAACCTTTGTTGGACATATTACTGCATCCCACCTTTCTTGGCTTCAATATTAGAAGATGGTTCTGTTGCCtagaataagaaaaatattctGATTCCCTTTCTGAAGGGTGGACATATTTACCATTATtctatattaaatgtattacgTAGCTGATATATGCTGGttgaaaagaaatacatgtTCATAGTAGACTAAACAGGCACCCTGAAACCGTTAAATAAGACGGGTAGAAATATTATTGGCAGGGTTGTCAGCATTGAAGAGTTCTGTAGGTACTTTAGTGAGTTTATAACTATTTAGGAGACAACAAAGAGTACTAAGATCAGGGCGTGTAGTTCATTCTGCTACAGTGGGGATAACAGTGAAAGGCTGAGATTTAATACAGCTGACACAATGTTCTacacatttttggaaataaGAGAAATAAGAGAATAGGAGAAGCTAACGCTAACTCTCTAAAGCCCTGTCTCTCATCAGGGTGCGTGGGGAGGAAGCCTGCTCATGTCCCGGAAGCACAGATGGAAGCTGGACGGGGTGGAAAGGTCAGGTTCTGccatgtttcctgtttttgtggCTTCCAGCTTGGTCTGATAATGACACATGTCACTGCACAGCAGATGCCGCTTTCTCgttttctcatttttcctgCTGCTTCCAAAGCCTGCCGCGTGTAAATGGCTGTTTCTAACTCCCGTGTCGCAGCCTCAGGCAGGCTCTCAAATTGCTCCTCGCGCTCCACAGAAGACTGAGTTTGACTGCGGCTCGGCTGTTTCCGGTTCCAGCGTCAAAGTTATTCATTAAATGAATAACCGACCAAACCAAAATCTTAGAGAGAAACTGAACTGGAACGACAGAGGTGTTGATGCGCGCAGAATGACAACATACTATAGGCTTGTTAAGGAATGAGATCAGCTTATTTTGGGTGATaacgtttgtgtgtttgttttagtggAATTTGGGATCCATGTGTTTCAGGGCAAATTCAGTGACCTGGAACCCTCATAAGATGATGTCTGTTCCATTACAGTGCTCTGCCCTACTTGTCAGAGAAGAGGTAAGAATTCAATTAGAAAAAACACTGAGCTTTAAAGCACTCTGTGACAACTTGATTTTAAATGGCACTAAATTGAATAAAACTTGATTGATTggatgattgattgattgattgattgatggacTGAACACTAAATTTCCATTAAGTCGACAGCTTTGAAATTCCTGTGTAACACCAGCAGCCTTGATGTGAGACCAGCAGCAGTGGTAAAATGTCAGCTTGAAGATTTGATCCCCCTCGCTGTCCCCAGGGCTTGATACAGAACTGCAACCAGCTGCAGGCCTGCTAcctcttccagcaggacaagCACTACGACATGGCCTACGACACCGGGGACAAAGCGCTGCAGTGCGGCCGCCATGTCGACGTCTTTAAGCTGTGGCTCATGTGGAGGGCTAAGGTGGGCACAGAGAGAAGCGTTCCCCGGCAGAGGCTGTAACGCAGTGGTCTCGAGTGAAAGAATCTCGTTAGAGACCATGACAGGCTCTGCTCATATTGTCTTCCTTTACCCAGGGCACCATTGGATTCGAAGCTCAGATTGACAAATGCCTGGAGCTCTCGGAGTACCTatacaataaaatcaaggaCAGGGAAGGGTACGAAATGGTGTTTCATGGAAAAGTAAGTAACAAAGCGGAGAGAAATGTCTCTCCAGATCCTCAGTGTATGATAATGCCACCAGCCAACCATGTGAAATAACAATTCTCCCTCCACTTATTTGCCCTCCTGGCAAAAGGAAATATTATATAATAGTGTTAAAATTACCTCTGCATTACCAATGATGTGGAAAAAGTCAACTTAATGAGCTTGTAGAGGActtttttatcataaaatgaAGAATCATGTTCTTGCTGTACTTGCTAAAGCATTGTCTGCGTCATGCGTACATTTTCTTAATGCCTGTTTTTTATGACTAGTACATATAGGAACTGCTGGTATTCTGTGGTATGCTTAGTGCtatttcaggtgtgtgtgtgtgtgtttgtgtgtgtttgtttgtgtgtgtttgtgtgtgtgtgtgtgtttgtgtgtgtgtgtgtgtgtgtgtgtgtgtttgtttgtgtgtgtgtgtgtgtgtgtgtgtgtgagtgtgtgtgtgtgtctacgtgtgagtccattttgttttctgtccatgtgtttgcatatgtagACACAGATAAGGCTTCTCTTGGCAGTCACGACATACAGGAATGATGACTGATgttctgcttctcctcctgcCCAGCCTCAGCATACCAATGTGTGCTTCTGGTACCTTCCGCCTGGCATTCGCTACCTTGAGGACAAAGACGAGAAAAGGAGGCGCCTGCACAAGGTTAGAATTAAgagttttccacattttcttggacagtttttttttttaacatcttatcAAAAATGTACAGACCCACTGTTGTTGCGTGGAGACCTCAACCGACTTGATTGCCCCAAACAAGGACAGCTAGCATGAATGATCGAGAGCTCAGCTGTCACCTTAATGAAAGGAAAGCCATATAAAATGGGAATGCGGTTCAGAGAATTTAATGGCAGCCATTTCGAGGGGAAGGAAGAGTCTAAATCAGTGATTACAGAAACAGGCAGAGTGAGAAGCAGCAAATAAGCGGCACTCTGTCTCTATTCAGTAAATATGTCTCTCCTGCAGAGCAGCTGGCTGTCAGGCATTTTCAGGACCCTGCTCGGACCCTGAAATGACCGATCTCCACAATCAGCAGAGCGCACACGCAGGGCGAAAGAGCCGATTTAGGAGGGCGAGATTGACGGGTGCACGCTAAAAACGAACGTTCTGTTCTAAAAGcttacacaaaagaaaaaaatggtgaaaatggaGACTCATAATGCGTGACTTGAATATGCTCGAGATTTCCTTGATGTGACTGTAGGCAAGTCAAGACAGGCTGAAAGGCTTGGGTTTCTCATTATACAGTCTTGTGTTCCCGTATTCTTTTGTTTAGCTTTGTCATTTACCGTGAACGAGACTATTAGCACGGCTCTTGAGGTTTATTCGGAGAAGGACACTGTaatcttttttccctccctgtcgGCAGGTGGCACCTGTGATCAAAGCCAGGATGATGGAGTACGGGACCACCATGGTGAGCTACCAGCCCCAGGGCAACAACGTCAACTTCTTCCGCATGGTCATCTCCAACCCGGCGGCCACTTTCGAGGACATTGACTTCCTCATCGAGGAGATTGAACGTCTCGGACAAGACCTTTAGACTGTGTCGTGAAAACTTCTCAGGTGTCTCCCATGGACAAAGAAAAGTGTGTTGTTAAAGTGACAGTCTTTGGTGTGAATAACGTTGTCTGGAGTCTTATTTCTGTGGTTCTGTCTTGGTTTTGTGTATGAACTAAAACAGCTGATTTCTGCTTTGTCTGTACAGGACAGGGCATAATGTACAGAGAGATTTGGCTTGTTTGGGTGCAAAAATTTAAGCAAGTATATATTGATGTTAGCTGATCTTTGAAATGATCTTCACAGAAATTtggcatttgttttgaatatcGAAATGGTTCTGAAATTATATTCTCGTTACATTCTCATAATGGATTCTCATGCAGtatgtaatgtgtttgtcatGAGTGGATGCAGGCAGATTCTTATGTCTTCACATTGCAAATGCCGCACAAGGCACATAATGCAGTTGAGAAGGAATTTcagtttacaaaacaaaactgcacaaaagGTTCATTCATTCAAGAGGCCTGTGTTACAGGTAACGAAGGGCAGAGAAAACCAGTGTCTAAATTCTGTCAAGTGACTTTGTATCTTCCTAGCTGTCAtgaaagtgttttgtgtgtttgtaactgTAAGGCCTTTATATAATTGCCAAAACTGTGTTAGTCTCCTTCAAGATAGTTTGCACACTAAACTACATGTGATTGTGGATTATCCTTGGCTGTTTGTATTTATAGgtgaaaaaatgtgataaaaaaagTCTTAATGTGTTACAGTGCCAATTAATTGGAAGTTAACTGTGGGTTAACTTTTACCACCcagttgtttttgtcttgtagTAGCTCGTTGGTACCATGATATCATTGAAAATCTAAGTGTCATGGTTAGTCATGCCTTCTACCTTTCCTTCCTCCAGAGTGGGTACATTCACTGTTCCCATTCTTATAGTAAGTAAATCTCAGATGTAGTAATGGAACTGACAGGTGGCTTTCACCTTGTGCTGTTGCATGTTCGTCCTCTGGCCCGGTGATGTAGCAAGTCATTTGctgttaaaaacattaaaagaattagtaaaacattttaaagactgtagtatttttttgtttgttctttaaAGCACCCGTACATGCTCAGGTTTTTGTTGGCTAACCTCCTTCCCAGCTAAGAAAAAGCAGACTGTAAGTTGTCTCCcacaaatgtttcaaaattcctTTGAATGAAGATGGCGCAGCACACAATGGATGTTACCTGAGCTTCCAGGTGAGGGCGCTGTTTCACTCTGTAAACCCAATCTCTGTGTTCAGCactgaaacagaagaaagatAATTTGTGTTAAACAGAAGATTAGTGCAAATATTTGAAGGCTATCACCAGttcatgttgaaaataaaacagcttttcCATATTTCGTTTGAGTAGAATGCTCTAGAGTCTGTTTGAATACACCCTGATGGATGCAGTAATCTTTCATCTAAGATAAGTGGCCAATAAGTGTATTCTAATGATTTTGAATTGCTTTCCTTCAAACCTTCTGCTTCTTGCACTCTCAGGAGCGCCACGTGGAAATGTCATCAGAACGTTATATCAGTatatttgttcagtttgtgaaaaatattcttttatttcCTCTTGCTCGCAGAATTGGCTTGCCGTCATTAAATGCGACTTCCCTGCATGACACACAGGGCCGAGGCTGCAGGGGCAGTGGTCTTTTTTAACcctgttcctctttctcatACGGCTCAAATCAGCCCCTTCCGTTTTCTTCTGTATGACACGGCGTCCATTTTCACCACAAAAAGGACACCATTAGCATGCATttctcagcagctgcagctaATAACCTATGGGACACGAGCTACACTGTGGTGTCCTTCAAGCATGACTGCTGTGGCCTACGATTAAACTGACCATGGTTAAACAACACATTGCCAACACAGTCAGCGTCTCTGGCAGCTGGGACAAGTGTTACATAGTTGATAAAAGAGTCTCTGTTCATTGAAGGTTTAACTGAAACCTGAAAATCccttttactaaaaaaaaaaaaaaaaaagatgagctTAATGATGCACCAATTCCTATgtttcataagaaaaaaaaactgccactgAACATCAAAAAGCCACGAGTGGAGTCAGATATAAGTGGACATCAGCCTCTCGATCTCTGCGGTGAGAGGTGACAGTGACCTCATCCAGAAGGTGTCAGAACTGCACACGTCCCTTTTTCCTGGTGCAGTGATGACATGTTGAGTGACATGCATGGAAGATCAGGTTTTGCCTCTGTTACCTAGAGCTGTCTGGTGAGACTCCATTGGGCGGTCATTACCTGCCATTCAGTTCTAATTTGCCAAGTTTAATTTCCATGTTTATATTAATCGAAACAGTAACAGTCCCTACACTGCTACTACTAGCACCAGCACTAACACTAATACTACTAacactaatactactactactcctactactactgctactactactactactaccaataataataataataataataataataattgtaagtGTTTGGTTATGACGATAATGGTGCatgcaatgttatttttcttcataCTGGCAACAGGAGACCATTGGACCAGAGAAAGTGCTTAACTCAAGCTGTCATAGCTCTCTCACTGATCGTGGACTGCTTACCTGAAGCAGACACTGTGCCACTAAAGAAAGCATTTACTATTGCTGCAACAGATGGGAGCTGAAATGAAACGCACCCCCTCCTGCCAATGTCCTTCCTTGTTTCCCTTCCTTAAACCACTTTCAGACTCATTCCACTTTGCGTACGtaaacactgtgctgtgtgtctctaCATACTCAATACTCCGGGGTTAAAGTAGCCAGTGGGGTGTCCACGTGAGTTGGTAGCATTAACAAACCCTGTGTAACATTAACAGTGCATATGTTCATGTAAAAACTGTGGTCAAAGAGAGATACACTCTATCAGAGCTGAGTTAGCCACACAATCAAggtgactttttttcttctaagAAACAATGTTTTATGTTGATAAGACCCCCATTACACATTTTAACCGctgctttgttttaatgactAGACCCTTACTCGAGCAATAGCTGAGTGAGGCCACGACAGCAATCGACCAAAAGACGAcggctgagctgtgctgtgctgagccCCACCACAGTGGTTGTGCACTTGGCGGCAGGGCATGGAAGGAGTGACTGTGAGGGGAGGTCTGCATGTGAACTTCtgcaaaacacaggaaatgagtgGCTCAAAGCGGGGAGCACTTGTCCCAGCGCACATGCCTCTAACACATAGACGAGCCCATGTGACTGAGAGACAGCACGCACGGCCCAGTTTTATGTTACTCCGGTGTTATCTGAGCCAAGGAGAAAGATTTGAAGGTAAGCGGTTTTTATTACTTCTGTATTTTGATGTGTGACATGTACATCATGTTTTCAATCTCCAAGTGGCAAGGCTTTTATTGGAAGGGTTGTTGATTTCATGGAACATTatacagtgcaaaaaaatgtgGTTGATCTTTTCCTTGCCCCGTAATAGAGATCACAGTTTATCTTTAAAATCAGAAACTGGGTTTTACCTCACAGTGATGGTGTAAATTGTGGGTCTTAATTTTTGAGAAAGGTGTATGGAACATGACAAGTTTCCTGAAGTAACCTTTAGTGGGTAGCATTACATCCTAAGTGACTCCTTTTATTAGATCAGTTAGAGGCATGTTGTAGGATTATTATTTatggtttttaaatattgttttcagaCCAGACTGCTTTTtcattgctatttttttaaGTCAGGATAAGAAATGACGTATGCAATTAAGTTTTCACGCTCACCAAAATTTATTTCAATCATCATTTACAACgttatcattgttttaatgatCACCAGAAATACATTATTGTGTTTTCCAGTTGAAGACATGTAGCATAGtgcttaaggagcaggacttgtatccgaaaggctgccagtttgattctccactcgggcactgctcctgtactcttggacaaggtacttaacccacaattgtctcagtaaatatccagctgtagaaatggataaaattgtcaAGAGtgatgtaaattgctctggataagagtgtaatttgaaacaaatatgtgattGTGCTTATACAAAGATTACATTATTTGAGAGGTTGTTCATATCACAGCTAGCTATTTACCAAAGCAAATGGGTATGTTGCTTAAGAGTACAAACACTAGTACTCCACCTAGGAAcaaaactggcaacctttgggttacaagatCTGCCCCTTACCTGATCCAGTTAGATGCACTGAGATAGCCAAGGCTTTGTTGCAATCcccagctttttaaaattgagGTGGCAGCTCAAGGGAAAAATCACTATTAAGCCCAAAACACGGTGGTTTATTGATTTATCAATGTAtacagcaaatgcaaaacacatcaaTAAGTGTCCAATGACTTATTACCTTCTTGTTGGGCAGCACCACTGACCAGTGGGAGGCACCATGTAGTTTGGACATCGTTGCCAAACGATGGTCtgctatgacatcacaattcCAAAACTCATGTTGTGTGTCAGTCATGTTTCCTCCAATCACACAGTAACCCACTCACGAGGTGTGTCAGAGTTCACTTGCAGCATACAGCTAGCCTGCAATTCAGTTCAGCTCTTGAAGATCACAGGCTAGCAGGTTGCAAGTGTGTCAGAGTTCAGTGCGAAGGTAGTGTTTCAGAATCTCAGGTTGTTTCCCATGTCTTTgaaagacaaaagagagagCCCATTCAGGTTTTAACTGTCAAACAATTTGACTGGAACAGCGTGGGGATAAtgttttcagcaaaaacaaagtcCAGTCGAAAGCATTAAAGCTTCTTAGATGTGGACAAAAAAAGCCTGGGTGTGTCAAGTGTCTCTTCATGTTCTTTTGCGGAGCACTCTGCAAAAATAGAAGTGATTATCGGCCGAAAATATTCTGTCTCGTGTGCCTGTACACCACTACAGTaagctctgtttgtgtttaagATAGTAATGGAAAATTCAAACTGATCCAAATGAGAGACAATGTCTTGCTGTTTTCAGCTTGtgcatacatttacactgtgtttcactgtgcagctggtcaaaaataaaaataaaatacaactaaatAAAAAGATGGTACCATAGCAGTGCTGTCCCTTCATGCATGTCGCATGAATGTGCCTGCTAACAATCGAAGacttttcatttcagccatAATTATGGCTGTAAGCCACTTGTTTTTCTTGTCCGttaacaaaacatgaaatcatttctgtcatttcagttgGCTGCTTTCTTGTTTCCATCTTATAAGGTCAGAGGTGGTGTTTTATACCAAGCCTGTTGCACAATACTATAGAGAGGCAGCAGAGCACTACTGCTGACTTGCTGTGTTGCAACTAAAATACTGGGGTACATTGGGGTACACCAAAACTTCCTGTTTACACAGGCGCAGGTTATTTATGCTGGACTGTGGCCACAGAGCTGTGGTGGCACTAGGTCTGACACTTATTTCCATTCCTGTGCATCAACCAAAGTGCAACCAAGTGCCTGGACATCAACCAAATCAAACGGTTAATAGGGAGTGGTTAAACGCTCTCAGCTTTGGTTGTGTGTTTAttcagagctcagctggaaggaGCTGATGAACACTTACAATCTGACAGAAGCGCTGGATTTCTGCTTGGTTACACAGGAGTAATTATATACAATGTACATACAGGCCCAAGAGAACGTCATGCACGCTGCATCCACACCTCTTTGACTCAGCCGTAAAAGTagttcataatttattttgtttctggtATAGTTTC
Encoded proteins:
- the LOC118771169 gene encoding glutamate decarboxylase 2-like, which produces MTSPGFRSLGGLYGADDSNESPSTPRAWCQAAQKFTGDLGSKLYALLNVGESEKIASQTTKGSTENCGCNKPCNCSRGNPDFSYLYSTDLLPASDGDLRTMAFLKEVVDIMLEYTVKSFDRSTKVIDFHYPNELLQTNNWDLSDEPETLDGILLYCRETLKYAIKTGHPRYFNQLSTGLDMVGLAADWLTSTANTNMFTYEVAPVFVLLEYVTLKKMREIIGWPNGVGDGIFSPGGAISNMYAMLVARFKMFPEVKERGMSSVPRLAAFTSEHSHFSIKKGAAALGIGTESVVCIKADERGKLIPSDLEKRIVEAKQKGLVPFFVSATAGTTVYGAFDPLHAIADICKRHNVWMHVDGAWGGSLLMSRKHRWKLDGVERANSVTWNPHKMMSVPLQCSALLVREEGLIQNCNQLQACYLFQQDKHYDMAYDTGDKALQCGRHVDVFKLWLMWRAKGTIGFEAQIDKCLELSEYLYNKIKDREGYEMVFHGKPQHTNVCFWYLPPGIRYLEDKDEKRRRLHKVAPVIKARMMEYGTTMVSYQPQGNNVNFFRMVISNPAATFEDIDFLIEEIERLGQDL